Proteins co-encoded in one Medicago truncatula cultivar Jemalong A17 chromosome 8, MtrunA17r5.0-ANR, whole genome shotgun sequence genomic window:
- the LOC25502739 gene encoding homeobox-leucine zipper protein ATHB-13, translating to MAFFPANFMLQTSHQDEHHQPPPSLNSIITSCAPQDYHGGGVSFLGKRSMSFSGIELGEEANVEEELSDDGSQLGEKKRRLNMEQVKTLEKSFELGNKLEPERKMQLARALGLQPRQIAIWFQNRRARWKTKQLEKDYDVLKRQYDTIKADNDALQAQNQKLQTEILALKNREPTESINLNKETEGSSSNRSENSSDIKLDISTRTQAIDSPLSTQQTSINLFPSSSRPAGVPHQLFQTNSRQDIQCQKIDHMVKEESLSNMFCAMDDQSGLWPWLEQQHFN from the exons CATCACTCAACTCAATTATAACCTCATGTGCACCTCAAGATTACCATG GAGGAGGAGTGTCCTTTTTAGGAAAGAGATCTATGTCATTTTCAGGGATAGAGCTTGGAGAAGAAGCGAATGTCGAGGAAGAATTATCCGATGATGGATCACAGTTAGGGGAGAAGAAGAGAAGGCTTAACATGGAACAAGTGAAGACACTTGAGAAGAGTTTTGAGTTAGGAAACAAGCTTGAACCTGAGAGGAAAATGCAGCTAGCAAGAGCTCTTGGATTGCAGCCAAGACAAATTGCTATATGGTTTCAAAACAGAAGGGCTAGGTGGAAGACAAAACAGTTAGAGAAAGACTATGATGTTCTCAAAAGACAATATGATACTATTAAGGCTGATAATGATGCACTTCAAGCTCAGAATCAAAAACTTCAGACTGAG ATATTGGCACTGAAAAATAGAGAACCAACTGAATCAATCAACCTTAATAAAGAAACTGAGGGATCAAGTAGCAACAGAAGTGAAAACAGTTCAGATATCAAGTTGGATATTTCAACAAGAACTCAAGCTATTGATAGTCCTTTATCCACTCAGCAAACAAGCATAAACCTATTTCCATCTTCTTCAAGACCAGCAGGAGTTCCTCATCAGCTCTTTCAAACAAATTCAAGACAAGACATTCAGTGTCAAAAGATTGATCACATGGTTAAAGAAGAAAGCTTGAGTAACATGTTTTGTGCCATGGATGATCAATCTGGACTATGGCCATGGTTGGAGCAACAACACTTCAATTAA